The Papaver somniferum cultivar HN1 unplaced genomic scaffold, ASM357369v1 unplaced-scaffold_83, whole genome shotgun sequence genome has a segment encoding these proteins:
- the LOC113345753 gene encoding ATP-dependent DNA helicase PIF1-like yields MIVQKTNAEAMKKLDRDMYTYLVADKLSTDDAGNIPHLSSEYLQNLNPPGMPQFKLDIKVGCPITMLRNLAPSDGLCNGTRLLVTRCGQHVIEAKILTAEKTGEMNINLTRRQFPVHPAYAMTINKSQRQSVKYVGIDLCTPMFIHSQLCVALSRCTAAHRITVLLPNETKDLTTTNIVNPEVLLYIY; encoded by the coding sequence ATGATTGTGCAAAAGACTAATGCAGAAGCTATGAAAAAATTAGACAGGGACATGTACACGTACCTTGTTGCAGACAAGTTAAGCACAGATGATGCTGGAAATATTCCGCACCTTTCCAGCGAATACCTGCAGAATTTAAATCCACCTGGAATGCCTCAGTTCAAGTTAGATATAAAAGTTGGATGCCCCATTACAATGTTGAGAAACCTTGCACCAAGTGATGGTCTTTGCAACGGCACAAGACTGTTGGTCACTAGATGTGGACAACATGTGATTGAAGCCAAGATTTTAACTGCCGAAAAGACTGGAGAGATGAATATTAACCTGACGAGGCGTCAGTTTCCTGTACATCCTGCTTATGCTATGACAATCAACAAGTCACAAAGACAGTCGGTGAAATACGTTGGCATCGATCTATGCACTCCTATGTTTATCCACAGTCAACTTTGCGTAGCATTGTCTAGATGCACCGCCGCACATAGAATAACTGTGCTACTACCGAATGAAACCAAAGACCTTACAACTACAAACATTGTCAACCCTGAGGTTTTGTTATATATCTACTGA